One genomic region from Anguilla rostrata isolate EN2019 chromosome 2, ASM1855537v3, whole genome shotgun sequence encodes:
- the cp110 gene encoding uncharacterized protein cp110, which translates to MESYEDFIRTQLSRLDGKGSEQKRESACHGSSVIRFHGLPILPPLLTAVRRAEMLTYRTDALELVDRRNKSALGRRMLHLSELLDSVQLRKAPTLREFMGGQSLAGGTEGGASEEAEPEEAESLLSCPPHVSDEEPCPQRGCEPPRPLSSTARGSLASGGLRLAAEMCGDVSHQSASSGYATHDNTEVSAGHTEVTEGNAEVTEGHTEVTESHAEVTECHAEVTESHTEVAAGDMAGRLLDVGAGEGEGEREGGRKGGGEDEGAGRTETAPESFFLHCTGEAEPELAAGPPRVSLQSLLKRSQEYRQRQRLLRGARTHCRSDKENQPGRTPLRRARGDRRPCPVGTARPARAAAARPNGLEPGGVALGSGERGTSREEGGDTGVSRCELPAADGLQGRGGPAEPPRAESPPPAPEAPPPAPEAPPPDLEASPPAPEAPPPGPPGLQPHRFGTVPSPQFCTSPVHCKRTGRPARKLPVNTAVTASGGHRGRQSADAEGRPAGGGAELAQLEMNLSSLKALISDLQATLTGTPEEETRPADSASQNAERSERTQPRPVPSLAQRRRVPHAFRNVPGAGLRQGPVLSDASNQAPARGGSGNRSYDVETPSALWPPGGGRGPGSAPGGKPLTPEAGGLGQDSRAKRRLLMNTGTRGEPRPLSSTPKGWISVLGNQQLQLQQTHAAQLQALVENQQLQLQELLQRLSLQGVSVLVPSPGSGVKGVVTCFPLEPRPLEQRSEPRPLLQPPCSSGTLPSVWRPLVAAAVRGYLTRRLLRTERLAQLRRTVKDSQQFLWALQAQTPGRGDLGGRQDLLLQERVLLQLRSARYEIHDIFFCFSPTERVQLISWDRQLLRERELKGKESGRTQSRGRASLSAATMKALERKRSAGCQKRAAERQRGSVGGVCGTQGRRHPHSERRSTLSGGNPKTLPNRTRPA; encoded by the exons ATGGAGAGTTATGAAGACTTCATACGGACCCAGCTGTCGCGACTGGATGGGAAGGGTAGCGAACAGAAACGGGAGTCGGCGTGCCACGGGTCGTCTGTCATTCGTTTCCACGGCTTACCCATCCTGCCCCCTCTG TTGACCGCGGTCCGTCGAGCGGAGATGCTGACGTACAGAACCGACGCGCTGGAGTTGGTTGATCGCAGGAATAAGTCGGCGTTGGGCCGGAGGATGTTGCACCTTAGCGAGCTTCTTGACAGCGTTCAG CTGAGGAAAGCTCCCACGCTCCGGGAGTTTATGGGAGGCCAGTCCCTGGCAGGAGGGACAGAAGGCGGGGCCagcgaggaggcggagcctgaggAGGCGGAGTCTCTGCTCTCCTGCCCTCCCCACGTTTCTGACGAGGAGCCATGTCCCCAGCGGGGGTGTgagccgccccgcccgctcAGCTCCACCGCCCGTGGTTCTCTCGCCTCCGGGGGACTCCGCCTGGCCGCGGAGATGTGTGGCGACGTCAGCCACCAGTCGGCGTCGTCAGGGTACGCCACTCATGACAACACAGAGGTCTCGGCGGGTCACACGGAGGTCACGGAGGGTAACGCAGAGGTCACGGAGGGTCACACAGAGGTCACGGAGAGTCACGCAGAGGTCACGGAGTGTCACGCAGAGGTCACGGAGAGTCACACTGAGGTTGCAGCGGGTGACATGGCGGGTCGTCTGTTGGACGTGGGagcgggagaaggagaaggagagagagagggaggaagaaaaggagggggagaggatgAAGGTGCGGGCCGAACTGAAACTGCACCTGAGAGCTTCTTCTTACACTGCACTGGGGAGGCGGAGCCGGAGCTGGCCGCCGGGCCGCCCCGCGTGAGCCTGCAGAGCCTGCTGAAGCGGTCTCAGGAGTACCGGCAGCGCCAGCGGCTGCTCCGCGGGGCCCGGACGCACTGCCGCTCCGACAAGGAGAACCAGCCGGGCCGCACCCCGCTCCGCAGAGCCCGGGGGGACAGGAGGCCCTGTCCCGTAGGAACTGCCCGCCCCGCCAGAGCCGCCGCGGCCCGGCCCAACGGCCTGGAGCCGGGCGGCGTGGCACTGGGGTCAGGGGAAAGGGGGACGTCccgggaggaaggaggggacaCCGGCGTGTCCCGCTGCGAGCTGCCGGCTGCAGACGGGCTACAGGGGCGGGGCGGTCCGGCCGAGCCCCCGCGGGCCGAGagccctccccctgccccggaagccccgccccctgccccagaagccccgccccctgacctAGAAGCCTCACCCCCTGCCccggaagccccgccccccggcccgcccGGGCTGCAGCCGCACAGGTTCGGCACCGTCCCCAGCCCCCAGTTCTGCACCAGCCCGGTTCACTGCAAACGAACGGGCCGCCCCGCGCGGAAGCTCCCGGTGAACACGGCGGTCACCGCCAGCGGTGgccacagggggcgccagagcGCCGATGCCGAGGGGAGGCCtgctggagggggggcggagctggctCAGCTGGAGATGAACCTCAGCAGCCTGAAGGCGCTCATTTCGGATCTGCAGGCCACGCTCACGGGCACGCCCGAGGAGGAGACACGCCCTGCGGACTCTGCCTCCCAGAATGCCGAGCGGTCTGAGAGGAcgcagccccgccccgtcccctcCCTCGCCCAGAGGCGGCGTGTCCCGCACGctttccggaacgttccggggGCGGGTCTTCGGCAGGGCCCGGTCCTGTCCGACGCCAGCAATCAGGCCCCCGCCCGCGGCGGCTCGGGGAACCGGTCCTACGACGTGGAGACGCCGTCCGCGCTCTGGccgccgggggggggcaggggtccGGGCTCGGCCCCCGGGGGGAAGCCGCTCACCCCCGAGGCGGGGGGGCTTGGACAGGACTCCCGCGCCAAACGCAGGCTGCTCATGAACACTGGGACCCGGGGGGAGCCCAGGCCTCTATCCAGCACCCCGAAAG GCTGGATCTCTGTGCTGGGGaatcagcagctgcagctgcagcagacgCATGCCGCACAGCTGCAGGCCCTGGTGGAGaatcagcagctgcagctgcaggagctgctgcag CGACTCTCTCTGCAGGGCGTGTCAGTGCTTGTCCCCTCCCCCGGCTCAGGTGTGAAGGGTGTGGTTACCTGCTTTCCcctggagccccgcccactggaGCAGCGTTCTGAGCCCCGCCCTCTTTTACAG CCTCCCTGCAGCAGCGGCACCCTCCCCTCAgtctggcgccccctggtggcagcGGCAGTTAGGGGCTACCTGACACGGCGGCTGCTTCGCACCGAGCGACTGGCGCAGCTGCGACGCACTGTCAAG gaCTCCCAGCAGTTCCTTTGGGCCCTACAAGCTCAGACTCCAGGCAGGGGGGACCTGGGGGGCCGACAGGACCTGCTACTGCAGGAGAGAGTCTTACTGCAG cTCCGCTCAGCTCGGTATGAAATCCACGACATCTTCTTCTGTTTCTCCCctactgagcgcgtgcagctCATCTCCTGGGACCGGCAGCTgctcagggagagagagctgaaggGCAAG GAGAGCGGAAGGACGCAGAGCCGAGGGCGGGCTTCTCTCTCCGCGGCCACCATGAAGgccctggagaggaagaggagcgcgGG GTGCCAGAAGAGGGCAGCAGAGCGGCAGAGGGGCTCTGTGGGCGGAGTCTGTGGGACGCAGGGCCGTCGGCACCCACACAGTGAGCGCAGATCCACCCTATCCGGCGGGAATCCAAAAACTCTACCCAATCGCACCCGTCCAGCCTGA